The following coding sequences lie in one Natrinema sp. DC36 genomic window:
- a CDS encoding ABC transporter permease: protein MTDNTDEPMTDGGSAIDDASPFDVVSEYEETRKDKLRKLYDAYVYTPIAIIWTDWRARIGFTIVLTYLLMGVLGPVFIEQTEPLEGEALVLPFQSWEYPLGTDDMGRDLLAQTIYSTSTILKMVAAGAVSTVTIGTVVGSVAGYKGGMTDTVLSSITDVFINIPGFPLVMVLGLMFSDSLLGNPWAVGLLLSVAAWGGLARSIRSQVLTLRQEEFVEASRSLGLPTRTIVFKDIIPHLMPFVVINLTNAGRRVIFEAVALYYLGILPFQNLNWGSILNLAYGANAHTRMAAIHWFLVPMISIVVISIGLILLGQSLDRVFNPRVRARHEKTTGEVDEEVEEAPGAGGQTGGL from the coding sequence GGCGGAAGTGCGATCGACGACGCGTCACCGTTCGACGTCGTCTCCGAGTACGAGGAGACGCGGAAGGATAAACTCCGGAAACTCTACGATGCGTACGTCTACACACCCATCGCCATTATCTGGACGGACTGGCGGGCGCGGATCGGGTTCACCATCGTACTCACGTATCTCCTGATGGGCGTTCTCGGCCCGGTCTTCATCGAGCAGACTGAGCCCCTCGAGGGAGAGGCCCTCGTATTACCCTTCCAGTCGTGGGAGTACCCGCTCGGGACCGACGACATGGGCCGTGACCTGCTGGCACAGACGATCTATTCCACGTCGACGATTCTGAAGATGGTCGCCGCTGGCGCGGTTTCGACCGTCACGATCGGAACCGTCGTCGGTTCCGTCGCCGGCTACAAGGGCGGCATGACCGACACGGTACTCAGTTCGATAACCGACGTGTTCATCAACATTCCCGGCTTCCCGCTCGTGATGGTGCTGGGGCTGATGTTCTCCGACTCCCTCCTCGGTAACCCGTGGGCCGTCGGGCTGTTGTTGAGCGTCGCGGCGTGGGGCGGCCTCGCCCGCTCGATTCGCTCGCAGGTGCTCACCCTCCGACAGGAGGAGTTCGTCGAGGCCTCCCGCTCGCTGGGACTCCCGACGCGCACCATCGTGTTCAAGGACATCATCCCGCACCTGATGCCGTTCGTCGTCATCAACCTCACCAACGCGGGGCGTCGAGTCATCTTCGAGGCCGTCGCACTGTACTACCTCGGGATTCTCCCCTTCCAGAACCTCAACTGGGGGAGTATTCTCAACCTCGCGTACGGTGCCAACGCTCACACACGAATGGCGGCGATTCACTGGTTCCTCGTGCCGATGATCTCGATCGTCGTCATCTCTATCGGCCTCATCCTGCTCGGACAGTCCCTCGACCGGGTGTTCAACCCGCGCGTCCGGGCACGCCACGAGAAGACGACCGGCGAGGTCGACGAAGAAGTCGAAGAAGCACCCGGTGCCGGCGGTCAGACTGGAGGTCTCTAA